One segment of Rhodopirellula baltica SH 1 DNA contains the following:
- a CDS encoding malic enzyme-like NAD(P)-binding protein, with protein sequence MNQHSPSYAITIRLRYSDSPGAMGKITTAIGEADGAIGAVDIVNIRGGKISRDFTVNARDVDHGKRIVEHLRTVEEVEVVHTSDRVFLMHLGGKIEVLPKMPIKTRDDLSMAYTPGVARVCNAIAEDPDSSFALTIRQNTVAVVSDGSAVLGLGNIGPRAAMPVMEGKAMLFKEFAGVDAFPICLDTQDTEAIIETVRQLAPTFGGVNLEDISAPRCIEIEERLDKELEIPVFHDDQHGTAIVVLAGLKNSLLRVGKALPNIRIVVNGAGAAGTAIVKLLLISGAKDIVVCDRDGAIHAGEPSQPDASKQWIADNTNPRGASGKLSEVIQGADVFIGVSAPNVLQTEDVAAMAADPIVFALANPDPEILPANAAPHVRIMATGRSDFPNQINNVLCFPGLFRGVLDVRATTINNEMKLAAAEAIAATIPESDLLDDYVIPSVFDRRVAKVVAQAVAKAAVDTGVARRRNKPAEDIM encoded by the coding sequence ATGAACCAGCACAGTCCGTCGTACGCCATCACGATCCGTTTGCGTTATTCCGATTCGCCCGGCGCGATGGGCAAGATCACCACCGCGATTGGCGAAGCGGATGGGGCGATCGGCGCAGTCGACATCGTCAACATTCGCGGCGGCAAAATTTCGCGTGACTTCACGGTCAACGCTCGCGATGTCGACCACGGCAAACGGATTGTGGAACATCTTCGCACGGTGGAAGAGGTCGAGGTGGTGCACACCTCCGACCGTGTCTTCCTGATGCACCTGGGCGGCAAAATTGAAGTCTTGCCAAAGATGCCGATCAAAACTCGTGACGATTTGTCGATGGCCTACACGCCCGGCGTTGCTCGTGTATGCAATGCGATCGCGGAAGATCCCGATTCGTCGTTCGCTTTGACCATTCGGCAAAACACCGTTGCAGTGGTCAGTGACGGTTCCGCCGTTTTGGGGTTGGGAAACATCGGGCCTCGCGCCGCCATGCCGGTGATGGAAGGCAAAGCGATGCTGTTCAAAGAATTCGCGGGCGTCGACGCGTTCCCTATTTGCTTGGACACTCAAGACACCGAAGCGATCATCGAAACCGTCCGTCAGCTGGCACCGACGTTTGGCGGAGTCAACTTGGAAGACATCTCGGCACCACGTTGCATCGAGATCGAAGAACGGCTGGACAAAGAACTCGAAATCCCGGTCTTTCACGACGATCAACACGGCACCGCGATCGTGGTGTTGGCGGGATTGAAGAACAGTTTGCTTCGCGTTGGCAAAGCACTTCCAAACATTCGCATCGTCGTCAACGGCGCCGGTGCGGCTGGAACCGCGATCGTCAAGTTGCTGTTGATCTCCGGTGCGAAAGACATCGTGGTTTGCGATCGTGATGGAGCCATTCACGCGGGCGAACCCAGCCAGCCGGATGCATCCAAGCAGTGGATTGCAGACAACACCAACCCGCGTGGTGCGTCGGGCAAGCTCTCTGAAGTGATTCAAGGAGCCGATGTGTTCATCGGTGTGTCGGCACCCAACGTTCTGCAGACGGAAGACGTCGCTGCGATGGCGGCTGATCCGATCGTGTTTGCTTTGGCCAATCCTGATCCAGAAATTTTGCCCGCCAACGCGGCCCCTCACGTCCGCATCATGGCGACCGGACGGAGCGACTTCCCCAACCAGATCAACAATGTGCTGTGCTTCCCTGGTTTGTTCCGTGGGGTCTTAGACGTTCGAGCAACAACGATCAACAACGAGATGAAATTGGCTGCCGCGGAAGCGATCGCGGCAACGATCCCTGAGTCGGATCTGCTGGATGACTATGTGATCCCCAGCGTGTTTGACCGGCGTGTCGCGAAAGTGGTCGCTCAGGCGGTTGCGAAAGCTGCGGTGGACACCGGCGTCGCACGTCGGCGAAACAAACCCGCCGAAGACATCATGTAG
- the rpmF gene encoding 50S ribosomal protein L32, with the protein MAVPKRKHSNSRTGKRRAHDHLKKRQVTYCPQCSTAVPTHVVCPKCGYYQGRTVVESTDQ; encoded by the coding sequence ATGGCCGTCCCAAAACGCAAGCACTCCAATAGCCGTACCGGCAAACGCCGCGCCCACGATCACTTGAAAAAGCGTCAAGTGACCTACTGCCCGCAGTGCAGCACCGCCGTGCCAACGCACGTCGTATGCCCGAAATGCGGTTATTACCAAGGTCGCACCGTCGTTGAATCGACTGACCAGTAG
- the fabD gene encoding ACP S-malonyltransferase gives MSLDAAKPAILFPGQGAQTPGMGTWLCAEYPIANELFDEAADVLGYDLKSLCADGPAEKLNETVHSQPALFVVGVAAARVHDDLNPELAKKIVAAAGLSLGEYTAVCYAGGVSFADGLKLVQKRGEAMQACADATDSGMASVLGLDLEKLTSVCEECRSGDEILQPANLLCPGNIAVSGHRSALERLEPAASAAGAMKVVPLSVAGAFHTPIMDGAVEQLTRALEEVELSDTRIPVYSNVDAKPHTSADEIRQLLARQVVNPVRWDDSINAMLGDGVDGFLEAGTGRVLRGTIKRIARKTPTDGFGDQP, from the coding sequence GTGAGTCTCGACGCAGCGAAACCAGCGATCCTGTTTCCCGGCCAAGGTGCTCAGACGCCCGGCATGGGAACATGGTTGTGCGCGGAATACCCCATCGCCAACGAACTGTTTGACGAAGCCGCCGATGTCCTGGGATACGACCTGAAATCCCTTTGCGCAGATGGCCCCGCTGAAAAACTGAACGAAACCGTTCACAGTCAACCAGCTTTGTTCGTCGTCGGAGTCGCGGCCGCTCGGGTTCACGATGATCTGAATCCGGAACTTGCGAAAAAGATCGTGGCCGCCGCGGGTCTCAGTTTGGGTGAATACACCGCCGTTTGCTACGCCGGCGGAGTTTCCTTTGCCGATGGTTTGAAACTGGTTCAAAAGCGAGGCGAAGCCATGCAGGCTTGTGCCGACGCAACGGACTCGGGCATGGCAAGCGTGCTGGGGCTGGACCTCGAGAAACTGACATCGGTTTGCGAAGAGTGCCGCAGCGGGGACGAAATCCTGCAACCGGCCAACCTTCTGTGCCCAGGCAACATCGCCGTGTCAGGACATCGGTCAGCTCTGGAACGACTCGAACCCGCAGCTTCCGCTGCCGGTGCGATGAAGGTCGTGCCACTCAGTGTCGCCGGTGCTTTTCACACTCCCATCATGGATGGCGCAGTGGAACAACTCACACGGGCTCTAGAAGAGGTCGAGTTGTCGGACACGCGAATTCCGGTGTACAGCAACGTCGACGCGAAACCACACACCTCCGCTGATGAAATTCGCCAGTTGCTGGCACGCCAAGTCGTCAATCCAGTCCGCTGGGACGACTCCATCAACGCGATGCTCGGTGACGGAGTGGATGGTTTCTTGGAAGCAGGAACCGGTCGCGTGTTGCGAGGAACGATCAAACGGATCGCTCGCAAAACACCCACCGACGGTTTCGGCGACCAGCCCTGA
- the fabG gene encoding 3-oxoacyl-[acyl-carrier-protein] reductase, translating to MDLSLSVDLKDQVAIVTGASQGLGRAVAVALGQNGAHVVCVARNAEKLAATVAEIEAAGGKGEALPCDVTDRKAAAEAIEGTHKKHGRLDILVNNAGITRDKLMRGMSDEEWDSVIATNLTSCFVCCRSAAGVMRRSKYGRIINMASISGLIGNPGQANYSASKAGMIGMTRTMSKELVSRGVTVNAVAPGFIASEMTAELGEVVLEEVKKRIPAKRVGQPEDVAAAVLFLASRDASYISGQTIVVDGGMVG from the coding sequence ATGGATCTCTCTCTGTCGGTTGATTTGAAAGATCAAGTCGCCATCGTCACCGGTGCCAGCCAAGGCCTCGGACGCGCTGTCGCCGTCGCACTGGGACAAAACGGAGCCCATGTGGTCTGCGTCGCTCGCAATGCAGAGAAGCTGGCCGCCACCGTCGCCGAAATCGAAGCGGCCGGCGGAAAAGGCGAAGCACTGCCATGCGACGTCACCGATCGCAAAGCGGCCGCGGAAGCCATCGAGGGAACTCACAAAAAGCACGGTCGTCTGGATATCCTGGTCAACAACGCCGGGATCACTCGCGACAAACTGATGCGTGGCATGTCCGACGAAGAATGGGATTCCGTCATCGCCACCAACCTGACAAGTTGCTTCGTGTGCTGCCGATCGGCCGCCGGAGTGATGCGGCGGAGCAAGTACGGCCGAATCATCAACATGGCCAGTATCTCGGGCCTGATCGGCAACCCCGGTCAAGCCAACTACTCGGCCAGCAAAGCGGGCATGATTGGAATGACGCGAACGATGAGCAAAGAGCTCGTCTCACGAGGCGTGACCGTCAACGCGGTTGCCCCCGGTTTCATCGCGAGCGAAATGACGGCGGAACTTGGCGAAGTCGTTTTGGAAGAAGTCAAGAAACGAATCCCTGCCAAGCGAGTTGGACAACCCGAGGACGTCGCCGCGGCGGTATTGTTCTTGGCCAGTCGCGATGCCAGCTACATTTCAGGGCAAACCATCGTCGTTGACGGTGGAATGGTCGGCTAA
- a CDS encoding acyl carrier protein: MASIEERVVDIVSEQLGVDKDKITRETSFVNDLGADSLDTVELVMELEEEFDISIPDDSAEKIQKVGEAIDFIEKEKGEDA; this comes from the coding sequence ATGGCGTCTATCGAAGAACGCGTGGTCGACATTGTTTCTGAACAGCTCGGCGTTGATAAAGACAAAATCACCCGCGAAACATCGTTCGTCAACGACCTCGGTGCCGACTCGCTCGACACTGTTGAATTGGTGATGGAGCTCGAAGAAGAGTTCGACATCAGCATTCCAGATGACTCCGCCGAAAAGATCCAAAAGGTCGGCGAAGCAATCGATTTCATCGAAAAGGAAAAAGGCGAAGACGCCTAG
- the fabF gene encoding beta-ketoacyl-ACP synthase II has protein sequence MTDASSTPSYDPSMSRRVVITGLGTVTPLGCDVETLWSALLAGKSGIHELSIMDTSKYKVHFGGDIPDFNVADHVEPKEAKRLDRFTQFAVHAGAQAVQDSGIDWEKTDRTRCGVILGSGIGGLNEIEEQIERMLNKGPDRVSPFTVPKMMVNAAGGNISIRYGLKGPNYAVATACASATNAMGDALRSIRGGETDVVITGGTEAAITRMGLAAFQNMKALSTRNDEPQRASRPFDSDRDGFVLAEGAGLLVFEELEHAKARGAKIYAEVLGYGTTSDAGHITAPDPEGLGAAAAMRAAIQDSGRAASEIDYINAHGTSTPLGDKAETRAIHTVLGDHAQNVAISSTKSALGHSLGASGGIEAVILCQTIQNNVIAPTINLDTPDPSCDLDYVPNQPREQKVDLAMSNSFGFGGHNACVLFGRFSHDGS, from the coding sequence ATGACGGACGCTTCTTCAACGCCTTCTTACGATCCTTCCATGTCACGACGTGTCGTGATCACCGGCTTGGGTACCGTCACACCTTTGGGCTGCGACGTCGAAACTCTTTGGTCAGCCTTGTTGGCCGGAAAGTCCGGGATCCATGAGTTGTCCATCATGGACACGTCGAAATACAAGGTTCACTTTGGCGGCGACATTCCTGACTTCAATGTTGCGGATCATGTCGAACCCAAAGAAGCCAAACGTCTGGATCGTTTCACTCAGTTCGCCGTTCACGCTGGTGCACAAGCGGTCCAGGATTCCGGCATCGACTGGGAAAAAACCGACCGAACACGCTGTGGTGTGATATTGGGTTCGGGCATTGGTGGCCTCAACGAAATCGAAGAACAAATCGAGCGAATGCTCAACAAGGGCCCCGACCGAGTCAGCCCGTTCACCGTCCCAAAGATGATGGTCAACGCCGCCGGGGGAAACATCTCCATCCGCTATGGACTCAAAGGCCCCAACTACGCGGTCGCAACCGCATGTGCCAGTGCAACCAACGCCATGGGAGACGCTCTACGCAGTATCCGTGGTGGCGAAACCGATGTTGTGATCACCGGCGGAACCGAAGCCGCGATCACTCGCATGGGCTTGGCTGCTTTCCAAAACATGAAAGCCCTTTCGACCCGCAATGACGAACCTCAACGGGCCAGCCGTCCGTTTGATTCTGACCGCGATGGTTTTGTCTTGGCCGAAGGCGCAGGGCTGCTCGTCTTCGAAGAACTCGAGCACGCGAAAGCTCGCGGTGCAAAGATCTACGCGGAAGTCCTCGGCTATGGAACAACCAGCGACGCGGGCCATATCACCGCTCCTGATCCAGAAGGATTGGGTGCCGCCGCTGCCATGCGAGCCGCGATTCAGGACAGTGGCCGCGCGGCCTCTGAAATTGATTATATTAACGCTCACGGGACGAGCACACCTTTGGGTGACAAAGCAGAAACTCGCGCGATCCACACCGTTTTAGGTGACCATGCCCAAAACGTTGCGATCAGCAGTACCAAAAGCGCTCTGGGACACTCCTTGGGTGCTAGCGGCGGGATTGAAGCGGTGATTCTTTGCCAAACGATCCAAAACAATGTGATTGCCCCGACAATTAATCTCGACACACCAGATCCAAGTTGCGATCTCGACTATGTTCCCAACCAACCCCGGGAACAAAAAGTTGACCTGGCAATGAGCAATAGCTTCGGATTTGGCGGTCACAACGCATGCGTTCTCTTTGGACGGTTCTCTCATGACGGCTCTTGA
- a CDS encoding response regulator transcription factor: MTALDNPNSDLFDPNASPQEDAGPEPVVYLVDDQQAELDLLQRWCSQEGLKTETFNQAEDLLKLLHADSHGCVVADLRMPRLSGLELQAEMSRRELTIPVILVTGHGDAENCRAAFQQGVFDFIEKGFRHEEILHAINSAIRKHRRDRFRHQVRKEALDLLRKISPRETEVMLLLAGGSPLKGIAQELSISVQTASKHRGSIFTKLNIDNEVDLYKMLLAAEVNLDVGPAALIPPAP; encoded by the coding sequence ATGACGGCTCTTGATAATCCGAACTCCGATTTGTTCGACCCCAATGCATCGCCTCAAGAAGACGCTGGTCCTGAACCAGTCGTTTACTTGGTCGATGACCAACAAGCCGAACTGGACCTGCTACAACGCTGGTGCTCCCAAGAAGGCTTGAAGACAGAAACGTTCAATCAGGCAGAAGACCTTCTCAAGCTTTTGCACGCCGACTCACACGGTTGTGTCGTCGCTGACTTGCGAATGCCACGCCTGAGCGGCTTGGAACTGCAAGCCGAAATGTCGCGGCGTGAGTTGACCATCCCGGTCATCTTGGTCACCGGCCATGGTGATGCCGAAAACTGCCGAGCTGCATTCCAGCAAGGCGTGTTTGACTTCATCGAAAAAGGTTTCCGCCACGAGGAAATCCTGCATGCAATCAACAGTGCAATCCGCAAACACCGTCGTGATCGCTTTCGTCACCAAGTCCGCAAAGAAGCCTTGGACTTGCTGCGAAAGATTTCGCCTCGCGAAACCGAAGTCATGTTGCTTCTCGCTGGTGGCTCACCCCTGAAGGGCATCGCTCAGGAACTCAGCATCAGCGTTCAGACCGCATCGAAGCACCGCGGCAGCATCTTCACCAAGCTCAACATCGACAACGAAGTCGACTTGTACAAAATGCTGCTGGCTGCCGAAGTCAACCTGGACGTCGGTCCCGCCGCGTTGATTCCACCGGCTCCTTGA